The proteins below come from a single Mya arenaria isolate MELC-2E11 chromosome 8, ASM2691426v1 genomic window:
- the LOC128242805 gene encoding gamma-glutamylcyclotransferase-like, protein MSTFYYFAFGSNLLKERLQLANPSASFISTAKLQGHAIAFNSIGKDPRSSRWKGGVATIVEHLEQEVWGCVWRLDAEHRESLDKQELYYRVKDVDVVAPDNAKFTCITYYLPGHYFDLKEFDHRPSPMYLDVIIRGARQNRLPDTYLQALETIEHNGHLDNELDIYVSILKLLPDENQSVLSTIEIDDPNHHASVLDHKAAVSLNEEYDNHWINVYITVD, encoded by the exons atgtcaacattttattattttgctttcgGAAGTAACTTGTTGAAGGAACGTTTGCAGTTGGCAAATCCAAGTGCCTCGTTCATTAGCACAGCAAAACTACAG GGTCATGCAATAGCCTTCAACAGTATCGGCAAGGACCCGCGGTCCAGTCGGTGGAAAGGAGGTGTAGCCACCATTGTAGAGCACCTTGAACAGGAAGTATGGGGCTGCGTATGGAGACTGGACGCCGAACACAGGGAATCACTCGATAA GCAAGAGTTGTATTACCGCGTTAAGGATGTGGACGTGGTTGCCCCTGACAATGCCAAGTTCACGTGCATTACGTACTACCTGCCTGGCCACTACTTCGACTTGAAAGAGTTCGACCACCGACCTTCGCCAATGTACCTTGATGTGATCATTCGAGGGGCAAGACAAAACAGACTACCGGACACCTATCTGCAAGCGCTAGAGACCATCGAACACAACGGTCATCTCGATAATGAGCTGGACATTTATGTCAGTATTTTGAAACTGTTGCCAGACGAAAACCAGTCTGTTTTGTCTACCATTGAAATCGACGATCCCAACCACCATGCCAGCGTATTGGACCACAAAGCGGCAGTGAGCTTAAATGAGGAGTATGACAACCATTggataaatgtttatattacagTTGACTGA
- the LOC128242804 gene encoding uncharacterized protein LOC128242804, with protein sequence MPKIEYEKLLDSRNPERGYASHLAKLYVEGSDIEEITITKKHEHSENGEPPEKKANDKKSQSKTYREKIPFTFKDSVGGLVLHVKRILRKISEKRGPVEKFVIGKTHARKLKKVPFDPFKFNTWRLADGVNGRWRNFYEKEGYDGLIVLCAITKDLLPRQDPDNKPPLPSASASLQEADDSEEEVECELYHQQHYILALEQQLIHYFAYVEQDPRLGNLSVSTGSMERQNAIAGVLYVAFKLKKMQEE encoded by the coding sequence ATGCCTAAAATTGAGTACGAAAAGCTCTTGGACAGTAGGAATCCGGAGAGAGGATATGCTTCACATTTGGCAAAATTATACGTAGAGGGGAGCGATATTGAAGAAATCACAATAACTAAGAAACATGAACATTCCGAAAATGGTGAACCACCTGAAAAGAAAGCAAATGATAAGAAATCACAGAGTAAAACCTACCGagaaaaaataccatttacTTTCAAAGACTCCGTGGGTGGGCTCGTCCTACATGTGAAGAGAATTCTTCGAAAAATTTCTGAAAAAAGGGGGCCCGTTGAAAAGTTTGTTATTGGTAAAACACACGCCAGAAAACTGAAAAAAGTACCGTTTGATCCGTTTAAATTTAACACTTGGCGACTTGCCGATGGCGTTAACGGACGATGGAGGAATTTCTACGAAAAGGAAGGATATGACGGTTTGATTGTTCTCTGTGCAATAACAAAGGATCTCCTTCCAAGGCAAGACCCAGATAACAAGCCTCCATTGCCGTCTGCATCTGCGTCTCTCCAGGAAGCAGACGACAGCGAAGAGGAAGTTGAATGCGAGCTCTACCACCAGCAGCACTATATTCTCGCCCTTGAACAGCAGCTCATCCATTACTTCGCCTATGTGGAGCAGGATCCACGCCTGGGAAATCTGTCCGTGTCCACCGGAAGTATGGAGCGACAAAACGCCATCGCTGGTGTCCTCTATGTCGCattcaaactgaaaaaaatgcaagaAGAATAA
- the LOC128242803 gene encoding uncharacterized protein LOC128242803, with protein sequence MADSNHTSFKTAIRKACDIALPRKQLKVFGIVCLEKDKEKENTLHIDFNINYNEEVGGSSTQQRVDNSHRVSADATELSKEIWKFAQRSISYSDKLKVFGIIFISHRTTDYYVTLNHYDGHEPFPTGSVKSCVGQTIEESKTQTVTRDVTPNNGEMPTKKEENVSQEKPSSIGSKQTVSENNKEKNCHVENETSIPPKGKVPRKIIRVQTEHDGFIEGSENTMHVILEKKYYSKTGDLNTKQTESLSSSEKNSHVEDGTFNSPRVKVPRAESQDKTEFVLMTGSENTISAEPEKMNELKTSETGRRKYEVGAKSSKTIKQNMSKVKLTCGKCRKKIIYSEKCMIKHIKICANVGDQEALKYIMRG encoded by the exons ATGGCTGATTCAAACCACACATCGTTCAAAACAGCCATTAGGAAGGCTTGTGATATTGCTCTTCCAAGGAAACAGTTAAAGGTGTTTGGTATTGTTTGTTTGGAGAAGgacaaagaaaaagaaaatacactGCACATCGACTTTAACATTAATTACAACGAAGAGGTCGGCGGAAGTTCAACACAGCAGAGGGTGGATAACTCCCACAG AGTTAGTGCGGATGCTACCGAATTGTCAAAGGAAATTTGGAAGTTCGCTCAAAGGTCAATCAGTTATTCAGATAAATTGAAAGTGTTTGGCATAATCTTCATATCGCATAGAACAACCGATTATTATGTAACTCTAAACCACTATGATGGTCATGAACCTTTTCCGACTGGAAGCGTCAAGAGCTGTGTCGGTCAAACAATTGAAGAAAGCAAAACACAAACCGTAACTAGAGACGTTACCCCAAACAATGGCGAGATGCCAACAAAGAAAGAGGAAAACGTATCGCAAGAAAAACCTTCTTCCATTGGGAGCAAACAAACAGTGAGTGAGAACAATAAAGAGAAAAATTGTCATGTTGAAAACGAAACATCTATCCCACCAAAAGGAAAAGTACCAAGAAAGATAATTCGCGTTCAGACAGAACATGATGGTTTTATAGAGGGATCGGAGAATACTATGCATGTTATACTAGAGAAAAAATACTATTCCAAAACTGGTGATCTGAACACTAAACAAACAGAGAGTCTGAGCAGTAGCGAGAAAAATAGTCACGTTGAAGACGGAACATTTAACTCACCAAGAGTAAAAGTACCAAGAGCAGAAAGTCAAGATAAGACAGAGTTTGTACTTATGACGGGGTCAGAAAATACCATTTCTGCTGAACCTGAGAAAATGAACGAATTAAAAACTAGTGAGACAGGTAGAAGAAAATATGAAGTTGGGGCAAAAAgtagtaaaacaataaaacaaaatatgtctaAAGTCAAACTGACGTGCGGAAAATGTAGGAA